The window TGGTGCTTGTGGTTGGTTTTGGCCACCCCTTACTACTAGAGATGCtagagtttatttatttatttatttatttctcactGATTGCATTTCAAGTTACATTAGGTTGGAAAGTCAAAACCATGATGAAAATCACACAAAATGACGTCATGTACAACCATTGTATTAAAAGATTCATTTGTGTCTCTCGGGATACAACAATAACTTCTCAAACTTACCAAGACAATAGAACTAACAAGGATAAAAATTCAAACCCATTTACTTTTGGTAGGTAAATCAGAGTCAGGAATGGCCATATATATAGTAGGCCCCTTGTGaccatttgaaaataaaagacaacTAAATCGTGATTAAAATGTTTAATGATAAAATggtaatataattaaatgatgaaaACCGAAACTCTCATGATTTCGTGATTgaaccaaatcaaaatttgtcaCTTTAAAAACAAGATTTTTCAGGTAAGCTTttgaattaaattcaaaataatctcgaacgtaattttattaaatcacaaataaaaatattgcacGACTAATTATCACGCGCATAGGGGGAGACAATTCAATGGATTTGCACTACAATAAGCCCATGTGATCCAAGATCATAGTGCAACACTTTGATTTCTTGCTACCCACTTTTACTATGTGTTTGGatgagaaatttaaatatttttaggaaattcaaattcacagcATTTTGATTGCCTTGATTTAAATtccttttattttgtaaatattttgtttggatgaggcaattcaatttcttgtattttaatttccttgtttggataaagtaattcaatttcaatgaaattcaaatttttatttttaaatatttatttaaaaattaaaatttcaatattgaatgaaaataaacatgagtcattttttaaatagttaaatattcaaaataaatttaatgttataaaatatataataataaatttttttaatacttaataattaaataatcaaaataattttaatgctaaacaattttgaatcttatacaatatttttgtagtaacacaaaaaaacttggattaaacaatattgcaaaattaaaagatgaatgatatgtaattctttattcttgtttaaaaaattaattacctagtcttgcaataattttaaaaaacatattaaaattaaataattatgtaatttaaggACAATTATCTCGTACAAGAttcaaatgatattaatttcattgttcGCACGggaagaaaattcaaattgttaATAACACATCAAATTGTTAATAACGCACTAACGCATAAACACGAATCAACACAAGCATTACAAGGTCTTAATTAATCAAGTTCCAAACAAAGATCTTAAACAAGAATTACAAggttcaaattgaaaaaaaaaacgttctTCATTCCATAATCTTCATTCATCATCAAGTGTAAAAGGTCGAGGAACCTGAATAATTAACATCCAATGCTGCCATTTAGGGGAGAAGAAACAAGATAATATAAGTCACAAGAGGAAAGacaaataactaaagtgaaaataTGAGCTCAATTAGGCATAAAAAAAgacacaaatttataatttgaaaattgaaattggaaATGTAGACAAAAGGTTACTCACCAAGTTTCATTCTCCAAGGTGTGTTAAAACATAATCTGTCTTTTGGTGAATTGGAAGGGCTTTCACAATAGCTAACTGTTTTGGATCGTCAGCTAACCATTTAATAGCTTTAGCCCATTGTTGTCTATTAAGATCTGGTATCAAAGCTGCCTCACATAATACTTCTTGAATATCTTCATCATCAACTTTACCATCCATTTTTTCCACCATTCGGTTAAAAGAGTTCGTCATTTTATCCAAAGAAGCGGctattccttctttttctcccaTCTTTCTCTTGTGAGGATGTGTGCCAGAAGAAGTCGAACCttgtctttttccttttgtattAGAGCTTGGTTCTTCTAAATCTATGGCAGTAGCACCTAACCCCATGAATTCCACTTCATTTGTTTCTCTACTCATCGCTTCATCAGCATCCATAGCAGTTTCAGCTCCATGACCGGTGGCTCTATCTTTAGCACACAAATCCACTATATCATCCCAATTTTGAAGCACCTTGTATCGAAACGGTTTAGCCGATTTATGCGactgaaaaacaaagaaaaagtcaaaTCCGATCTACTttgaataacaaataacaacatATTAAAGAATACTTACAGTGCAatattcattccaagcattttcATTCTCAACTGTGATCATGTGCTTAGTGCCATCCCAATCAAATCCACTCTGGCCAAGGATGTCACTTACAATACCATACCACGATCTCCATAATTTGATACGGTTTTTGATATTATCTGATGTGACATTAACATTGAAGCTTGTAGATAACACTGTGGCTACAGCATTCAATGCTGACCTTTTCCAACCTCCGTCACCCTTGTTGCCCAAATTCCTTTGATCTCTAAGTACATCAGCCAATACACGTTCCATTTCCAAATTCCATGTAAAATAACTTCTTGTTTCCTCGTTATTTTTcctaaaacttttcttttgtcTGTCATTTTTTCATTAGATGACTCCATTGAAGTTAATGTCACTTATTCAACCTGCACATAACAAATAGTAGATATGACCTACTTTATTCATTTGACTAGTCCACTGCACAATCATAGAAAATATTTCaagcaaagtttttatgcaatagCAAAGTACATAAAAGTCTATCTTCAATAGAAAAGTACAATAGTAACAAAGCACACAAAGTTTGTCAGCAAtagcaaattacatttaaaaaagaactatCCCTAAGCAAAGTTTCTCCTAACTTGATAGTTAGCAAACATATTCATAGCTAATGTATCTCGAAATCTTGTCCATTCCTCGGTAGCTTGAATAGTTGTGATATCATCTATGACATTATTTTGAACTTCTTCCCTTGATTGATGGACTAACTCTTCATCAACAACAGATAAAAATTCTAAGTCTTGAACTTCTAAAAGTTGATCAGTTTGTTATTCGTCTCTTATGAAATTGTGTAACACAAAACAAGTATTGATAATTCTTATTTGTGTCTTTATAtcaaaaaatgaaggagttCTTAATATAATCCATCTTTTTTTCAAGATCCCAAATGACCTTTCTATTGCATTTCGGGCACTTGGATGATGAAGATTAAATAACTCCTTATAACTTTGAGGGGTGTTTCCAATCCACTCATTGAGATGATATCTAGTCCCTCGATATGGTGCTAAAAATCCCGGACCATTGGTATATCCCGCATCCACAAGAAAATACTTACCTACAATGTTTAGAATAACAAACATAGACTTAAActagaccaaaaaaaaagaaaaaaattatttctaagaaaTATTACCAGTTGGAATTTCAAGTTTGTTTTGACGACGTAATGCATCTCGTAATACTCGAGAATCTCCTGCAGACCCTTCCCACCCAGGTAACACATAAATAAACCTTAAATCCGGACCACAAGCAGCTAACACATTTGTAGAGACATCACCCTTTCTATTACGATATCTAGGTCTCTCATAAGGAGAAACTGTAACCGGAATATGAGTCTCATCAAGTGCTCCAATACATCTCTacaaacaagacaatttttttagattttaagaaaattttataattaactaatttctCCTAACAATTGATAAACTTACCTCAAACCATCTCCACTTGTTTGCTTCCGCACCTTCTAAAGTACagggttgaaaattcaaatagtttttgctCACTTTCATTACCGCTCTCAAGATATCATTGAATTGCCTACTTatggtttctttagatctacaaTAACTAAATTGCACTACCCTATATTTTAGGTTGTGAGCAAGGATATGTAAAAACATTGATAttgcttcagttgttggaacATTTCTTGTTCTTACTAATCCACccttttcttgtaaaattctacaaaggttaaaaaatgcatttttactAAGCCTCAATTGTTCAATGCAATCTTTATTTGTTCCTCTATAAAGATGATTAAGGAAGCTGTGACGTTCTAGTTCCCAATTACGGGTTGGTTCCTTAACAAAATAGTTATTATGATACCATGTCACTACACCAATGACCATATGAACAACACAAGCAGCAGCTAATAAGATTATCTTCTTATACTCTTCTCTTTTACGTTTTCTTGAAGTCATTGCAGTGTCAACTATGCTATGATCCATTTCTTCTCAATCCAAACTGCATGATAATGATATAAGATAATATGTGCATATATTATTTggagatttaaaacaaatatctaGGTAAAAGATGTAAAACAATAATACTAGTGCAATACAAAGATGATCAACTAAAAACAATGATACTATTAAATAGGATATGAATATGATGTGAAAAATGATTGAGGAGACATGAAAATGTTTCTCAAAGATTGGATTCAAAATGCGTGGAtagttttttgttaataaaagaaAGTGTACAGTTCATTTAGAAAGGATAAATGGtaaatttctcttcttttttccttgggAAGTTGGCaatttcttgtttaatttgAGATATTATGGAGACAAGGTTGAGATATTAATCAATTAACAACTTAAATGCTTCCTCTGTCAAATATAATACAGTATATAATTGGAAGGCAGAGAAAATGAATACAGTATATAATGGATCACAAAATCACGTTCACAAACAACAATATTTATCAAAGCAAACCAAATTACtacttcaattaaaatataggaGTATTAATAAGAAGCATACATCAAGGAATGTAAATAAAAGAGAACATAAGTTATgtagaaaataaaagacaacACACAACAGTCATTCCAATGAAAACAACTTAGCCCAcacatttcatattattttgtaaGATTAATTAGATATCTCTCCAGCGTTCACCGTAATGACATGCTGAGTAAACCAAGATCCTGGCCCTGCAAAAAGATTTCATTAGAGGATACCATCACATGCACAAGAAATTCAACCTTTAACTTCATGAGTGAAACAAAGGAGATCgtgcacatttttttcaaataatataacatGTAGATATCCAATAGAACAGTGGacacaagaaaataagaaattagcATATTCaggacaaacaaaaataaaataaaatacacataaGAAATGGGAACAACAGCACATGACACACGGGcaaaagaataattttgaaaatctggGAATCGATAACCCGATGGAAAAGGTCCCAACTCCAAAATTACAGTTCAAacatatagataaataaaaaatatttaagtacaATAACAATTAACAGGTATCACAAAAAGGTAGATAGTTCCATTGCAtttatttgattctttttttgttttgcagttgTCAATTGCAAACCTGAAAATTCCAGCATTGTTAATAGTTAGCAGAAAGCTCTACATCTGCCAATTGAATAGTTAACATTGTTACTTGTTATTCCAGCATTGCTTAAAacctatttatttattcattcattcag of the Glycine max cultivar Williams 82 chromosome 13, Glycine_max_v4.0, whole genome shotgun sequence genome contains:
- the LOC102669018 gene encoding uncharacterized protein; the encoded protein is MERVLADVLRDQRNLGNKGDGGWKRSALNAVATVLSTSFNVNVTSDNIKNRIKLWRSWYGIVSDILGQSGFDWDGTKHMITVENENAWNEYCTSHKSAKPFRYKVLQNWDDIVDLCAKDRATGHGAETAMDADEAMSRETNEVEFMGLGATAIDLEEPSSNTKGKRQGSTSSGTHPHKRKMGEKEGIAASLDKMTNSFNRMVEKMDGKVDDEDIQEVLCEAALIPDLNRQQWAKAIKWLADDPKQLAIVKALPIHQKTDYVLTHLGE
- the LOC121173269 gene encoding protein ALP1-like — translated: MKVSKNYLNFQPCTLEGAEANKWRWFERCIGALDETHIPVTVSPYERPRYRNRKGDVSTNVLAACGPDLRFIYVLPGWEGSAGDSRVLRDALRRQNKLEIPTGKYFLVDAGYTNGPGFLAPYRGTRYHLNEWIGNTPQSYKELFNLHHPSARNAIERLNK